In Pelagicoccus sp. SDUM812003, the following are encoded in one genomic region:
- a CDS encoding BON domain-containing protein: MLDSDADQNLGMRKFLAKETPPAELSRFAANRRLEREIRDSFSLRRILGNRVFVKADGGVVTLRGSLRDEEERCLAVETVASVSGVSEVVDELILGDRSQVGSSSALVATIYVRLLSKANVGLEAVSIEDQSGVILVKGVVDNPVRKLLIETLILETKGVSSLKNELRVDPLAIGETATESVDDASITGMVRSALKSAGLHAEIRIYNGLIVLSGVAADLAERSMIGAIAQSFRGVRWVTNEMSVRRGELPYA; this comes from the coding sequence ATGCTTGATTCCGATGCCGACCAGAATTTGGGAATGAGGAAGTTTCTGGCCAAGGAGACGCCGCCAGCGGAGCTTTCGCGTTTCGCCGCCAACAGAAGACTCGAACGCGAAATCCGAGACTCGTTCAGCCTGCGAAGGATTCTCGGAAATCGTGTTTTCGTGAAAGCGGACGGTGGGGTGGTGACTTTGAGGGGAAGTTTACGTGACGAAGAGGAACGCTGCCTTGCGGTCGAGACAGTCGCCAGCGTCTCGGGCGTAAGTGAGGTGGTGGATGAACTGATTCTGGGCGACCGTTCCCAAGTCGGATCCAGCTCAGCCTTGGTCGCCACCATCTACGTGCGCCTGCTGTCGAAAGCGAATGTGGGTCTCGAGGCGGTCAGCATAGAGGACCAGTCGGGCGTGATTTTGGTAAAAGGGGTGGTCGATAATCCAGTGCGAAAGCTGTTGATCGAAACGCTCATCCTCGAAACCAAAGGGGTATCATCGCTAAAGAACGAATTGCGCGTCGACCCCTTGGCTATCGGGGAAACTGCAACCGAGAGCGTGGACGACGCCTCGATCACCGGCATGGTCCGGAGCGCTTTGAAATCCGCAGGTTTGCACGCCGAAATACGAATCTACAACGGATTGATCGTTCTTTCAGGAGTCGCTGCGGATCTGGCGGAGCGGAGCATGATCGGGGCCATCGCTCAAAGTTTCAGGGGAGTCAGATGGGTGACCAACGAAATGTCCGTTCGTCGCGGCGAGCTTCCTTACGCCTGA
- a CDS encoding DNA-directed RNA polymerase subunit omega, producing MRVEYLNTAQTIITDPYILVNLISLRVKQLRQGSRPFVESLERLSYLDTALREIMEGKIGYELLGSHTLRYPANNLHRVEVENVAASRR from the coding sequence GTGAGAGTCGAATATTTGAATACCGCCCAAACGATAATCACTGACCCGTACATCCTCGTGAACCTGATTTCGCTACGCGTCAAGCAGCTGCGACAAGGAAGTCGTCCCTTTGTTGAATCCTTGGAACGTCTTTCATATTTGGATACTGCGTTGCGGGAAATCATGGAAGGAAAAATTGGCTACGAGCTACTTGGCTCCCATACCCTGCGATACCCAGCGAACAATCTTCACCGGGTAGAGGTGGAGAATGTCGCCGCTTCCAGGAGGTAG
- the hflC gene encoding protease modulator HflC — translation MNNYKTIAVIIILAIGIFVATSSIYKVGEVEQVIVTQFGKPIGSPVTTAGLKFKAPFVQEVNPIDKRIMEWDGSPSDMPTKDKLYISVDLFARWRITDPLQYFLRLRDERSAQSRLDDILGSETRNAVAKHELIEIIRTTKDRSPLRDTFLTEAEQALDMGALVPIQKGRMLVEKEIFDEASEKVRVFGIELLDIRFKRINYNESVRPKIYDRMISERRQIAERFLSEGNGEAARIRGNRMRDLNKIQSEAYRAVEEIRGLADAKATEIYSLVYNQSPQSVEFYEFTRMMQAYRTIVSTDSTIVLSTDSDVFKFFKGMYPDSRSDNGEGPPDYLNGHLNDQRSK, via the coding sequence GTGAACAACTATAAGACAATCGCCGTCATTATCATTCTCGCCATCGGGATCTTCGTGGCCACCAGCTCGATCTACAAGGTGGGCGAAGTCGAACAGGTGATCGTCACCCAGTTCGGCAAGCCCATCGGATCCCCCGTCACTACGGCTGGCCTGAAGTTCAAGGCCCCATTCGTTCAGGAGGTCAACCCGATCGACAAGCGCATTATGGAATGGGACGGATCCCCGTCCGACATGCCTACCAAGGACAAACTCTACATCTCCGTAGACCTCTTCGCTCGCTGGCGTATCACCGACCCGCTGCAGTATTTTCTCAGGTTGCGCGACGAACGCAGCGCCCAGTCCCGCTTGGACGACATCCTTGGAAGCGAAACCCGAAACGCCGTGGCCAAACACGAGCTGATCGAGATCATTCGCACCACCAAAGATAGATCCCCCCTGCGCGATACCTTTCTCACCGAAGCGGAACAGGCCCTCGACATGGGCGCCTTGGTTCCGATCCAAAAAGGCCGCATGCTGGTGGAAAAGGAGATTTTCGACGAAGCGTCCGAAAAGGTGCGGGTATTCGGTATCGAACTTTTGGATATTCGTTTCAAGCGCATCAACTACAACGAAAGCGTGCGTCCCAAGATCTACGATCGAATGATCAGCGAACGACGCCAGATCGCGGAGCGCTTTCTCTCGGAAGGCAATGGCGAGGCGGCGCGTATCCGGGGAAATCGCATGCGCGATCTCAACAAGATCCAATCCGAAGCCTACCGCGCGGTCGAAGAAATCCGCGGCCTCGCGGACGCCAAAGCCACCGAGATCTACTCCCTAGTCTACAACCAAAGCCCCCAATCCGTCGAATTCTACGAATTCACACGCATGATGCAGGCCTACCGTACCATCGTTTCAACTGATTCCACCATCGTGCTTTCCACCGATAGCGACGTCTTCAAGTTCTTCAAGGGCATGTATCCAGATTCTAGATCGGACAACGGCGAAGGTCCACCTGACTACCTCAACGGGCACCTCAACGACCAGCGCTCCAAGTAG
- the hflK gene encoding FtsH protease activity modulator HflK, which produces MPIVVLVVIILLVTWSSIYTVPSDSVAVVQRFGAYLKEVPAGLHFKMPFGVDEATIVPVKRQLKQEFGFTTPGGTDPYQGSQTRDSRQETQMVTGDLNAALVEWVVQYRIATPQKFLFEVRNPSATLRYVSESVMREVVGDRTVDEVITIGRQEIESEALTKMQALSSKYAMGISIDQVQLKNINPPLPVQESFNEVNQAQQEKEKLINEARRDYNKVIPLAEGEKDQRIREADGYRLKRINEAEGDVARFSALLAEYSKAPEVTRRRIYIETLEDIMPGIHAKVVIDEHTSQLLPLLNLNANRNTTSEQL; this is translated from the coding sequence ATGCCGATTGTCGTTCTCGTCGTAATCATCTTATTGGTGACCTGGTCGTCAATCTATACCGTTCCCAGCGATTCAGTCGCTGTCGTGCAACGCTTCGGAGCCTACCTGAAGGAGGTGCCGGCGGGACTGCATTTCAAAATGCCCTTCGGCGTCGACGAGGCCACCATCGTCCCCGTGAAAAGGCAGCTGAAACAGGAGTTCGGGTTTACTACCCCCGGCGGGACGGACCCCTACCAGGGGTCTCAGACGAGAGATAGCAGACAGGAAACGCAGATGGTGACTGGCGACCTGAACGCCGCCCTCGTGGAGTGGGTCGTCCAATACCGCATCGCCACGCCGCAAAAATTCCTCTTCGAAGTGCGAAACCCCAGCGCGACTCTTCGCTACGTCTCCGAATCCGTCATGCGGGAGGTCGTGGGAGATCGCACCGTGGACGAGGTTATCACCATCGGACGTCAGGAGATCGAGAGCGAAGCCCTTACCAAGATGCAAGCCCTCTCCAGCAAGTACGCCATGGGCATTAGCATCGATCAAGTTCAACTCAAGAACATCAATCCGCCGCTTCCGGTGCAGGAATCGTTCAACGAGGTAAACCAAGCCCAACAGGAGAAGGAAAAGCTCATCAACGAAGCGAGGCGGGACTACAACAAGGTGATCCCGCTTGCCGAGGGCGAGAAGGACCAGCGCATCCGCGAAGCCGATGGCTACCGCCTCAAACGCATCAACGAGGCGGAGGGCGACGTGGCTCGCTTCAGCGCCTTGCTAGCGGAATACAGCAAAGCTCCGGAGGTCACGAGACGGCGCATCTATATCGAAACCCTCGAGGACATCATGCCGGGCATCCACGCGAAAGTCGTTATCGACGAACATACCAGCCAGCTCCTGCCCCTGCTCAATCTCAATGCCAACCGGAATACCACAAGTGAACAACTATAA
- a CDS encoding response regulator transcription factor, giving the protein MKRITVLLAEDHGIVREGLRALLDLSDEFEVVGEASTGREAVTCANAVRPDVVVMDIAMPGLNGFEATRQILAANPKARVLALSAHSDDEYVAHMAKVGAAGFLVKQNSGDVFLQAIREIAAGMSYFSPSVAHRMRNAKEKARLEGTPNEQSPRPLTKRESEVLQFVAEGFANKQMASEMHISIKTVEKHRQKLMDKLNIHDTAGLTRHAIATGVIESSVQPTTE; this is encoded by the coding sequence ATGAAACGCATCACCGTACTGCTCGCCGAGGACCATGGCATCGTGAGAGAGGGCCTCCGCGCCTTGCTCGACCTTTCCGACGAGTTCGAAGTGGTCGGCGAAGCTTCGACCGGCCGCGAGGCAGTCACTTGCGCCAACGCCGTTCGTCCTGACGTGGTTGTCATGGACATCGCCATGCCCGGTCTAAACGGATTTGAAGCCACCCGCCAAATTCTCGCGGCAAACCCAAAGGCGCGTGTACTAGCTCTTTCCGCCCACAGCGACGACGAATACGTCGCCCACATGGCAAAAGTGGGCGCGGCCGGATTCCTCGTGAAGCAAAACTCGGGCGACGTCTTCCTGCAGGCCATCCGCGAGATCGCCGCCGGTATGTCGTACTTCAGCCCGAGCGTCGCCCACCGCATGCGAAACGCCAAGGAAAAGGCTCGGCTGGAAGGAACGCCCAACGAGCAAAGTCCGCGACCTTTGACCAAACGCGAATCGGAGGTCCTCCAGTTCGTCGCCGAAGGTTTCGCCAACAAGCAGATGGCCTCGGAAATGCATATCAGCATCAAGACAGTCGAAAAGCACCGCCAGAAACTGATGGACAAGCTCAACATCCACGACACTGCAGGGCTCACCCGCCACGCCATCGCTACCGGTGTCATCGAAAGTAGTGTTCAGCCAACTACCGAATAG
- a CDS encoding sensor histidine kinase produces MVANQKNQFVRTYESALAAHLARGPRPAKTSRSARAIGKQAVQLGLTAIDLARVHDLAMTRLEGEKTAPKGKRLEASGISSSAVFQMEALAPLERERIAQQLKSQRTEKSLEGRLRRESNRHEKLLQESQTQRLQVRRLTFQFLLAQETERKEISRDLHDEISQVLAGINVRLTTLKKVAQIGSRDISDRIDQTQKLVEQSVEAVHRYALRLRPSLLDDLGIVPSIRSYIKDLPGSLGLKIRFNADSSIDSFGNEQATALYRVAQEALTNVVRHAKAKNVWVDLSKTPDSIKLEIRDDGKSFNAKRILNSATPKRLGLLGMRERIEMLGGAFSIESKSPCGTTITAVLPFSPRGKGQP; encoded by the coding sequence ATGGTAGCCAACCAGAAAAACCAGTTCGTACGCACCTATGAAAGCGCCCTCGCCGCCCACCTAGCGCGCGGTCCTCGACCAGCCAAAACCTCTCGATCCGCTCGAGCCATCGGCAAACAAGCCGTGCAGCTGGGCCTGACTGCAATCGACCTCGCACGCGTGCACGATCTAGCGATGACGCGTCTCGAAGGGGAAAAAACGGCTCCCAAGGGCAAACGACTCGAAGCCTCCGGCATCTCGTCGTCAGCGGTCTTCCAAATGGAGGCCCTCGCCCCACTGGAGCGCGAACGCATCGCGCAGCAATTGAAATCCCAGCGAACCGAGAAGTCGCTGGAGGGCCGCCTGCGCAGGGAGAGCAATCGACACGAAAAGCTGCTGCAGGAATCGCAAACCCAACGTCTCCAGGTGCGGCGCCTGACCTTCCAGTTTCTTCTCGCTCAGGAAACAGAACGCAAGGAAATCAGCCGCGATCTGCACGATGAGATTTCCCAAGTCCTGGCTGGCATCAACGTCCGGCTCACCACACTGAAGAAGGTCGCTCAAATTGGCAGTCGTGACATTAGCGATCGAATCGACCAGACGCAGAAGCTGGTGGAACAATCGGTCGAAGCAGTCCACCGCTACGCCCTTCGCCTGAGGCCCTCCTTGCTGGACGACTTGGGCATCGTTCCGTCTATTCGTTCCTATATCAAAGATCTGCCTGGGAGCCTCGGGCTGAAGATCCGCTTCAACGCCGATAGCAGCATCGACTCGTTCGGCAACGAACAGGCCACCGCCCTCTATCGCGTGGCTCAAGAAGCCTTGACCAATGTTGTTCGCCACGCCAAAGCGAAAAACGTGTGGGTGGACCTGAGCAAAACGCCCGACAGCATCAAACTCGAAATCCGCGACGACGGAAAGTCGTTCAACGCCAAGCGTATCCTAAATTCTGCGACACCAAAGCGACTCGGTCTGCTCGGCATGCGCGAGCGCATCGAAATGCTCGGCGGAGCGTTTTCGATCGAATCAAAGTCCCCCTGCGGTACCACCATCACCGCAGTCCTGCCCTTCTCTCCCCGCGGAAAGGGTCAACCATGA
- a CDS encoding cupin domain-containing protein, with amino-acid sequence MITKQLAKQKTPPFDFGGLGVDWKIDGDLSDGRFSVVHHPIAPHALAAPLHYHHDEDEYSYVLKGTLAALLGDEVVTARAGEWVFKPRGQWHTFWNPSDDPCEIIEVISPAGFEDYFREVAAAWGDQGQFERINQKYNLEMDFDSIPKLCGRFGLTFPGVPASAED; translated from the coding sequence ATGATCACAAAACAACTCGCGAAACAGAAAACCCCACCGTTCGATTTCGGTGGACTCGGAGTCGACTGGAAAATCGATGGAGATCTTTCCGATGGAAGATTCTCGGTCGTCCATCATCCGATCGCTCCCCACGCGCTCGCGGCTCCGCTCCACTATCACCACGACGAGGACGAATACTCCTACGTGCTAAAAGGCACCTTGGCCGCTCTACTAGGCGATGAGGTGGTCACCGCTCGAGCAGGCGAATGGGTATTCAAACCTCGGGGACAATGGCACACGTTTTGGAATCCATCAGACGACCCTTGCGAAATCATCGAAGTCATATCGCCAGCGGGATTTGAAGACTATTTTCGAGAAGTCGCTGCTGCTTGGGGAGACCAAGGCCAGTTCGAACGGATCAACCAGAAGTACAATCTAGAGATGGATTTCGATAGCATTCCGAAACTGTGCGGGCGCTTCGGACTCACCTTTCCGGGCGTGCCTGCCTCCGCCGAAGACTAA
- a CDS encoding PLP-dependent aminotransferase family protein, with the protein MRNEAAYIYQRLASRIESQILDGVYRTGDKLPSIRTLCSSESVSHASVMHALELLEMKGFVEARPKSGYYVKSISPLSGVSDRPTRRSGFAPLSIDVSDVIESVFQRVNRPDVVNFGFALPHPSLTPYEKLSKAVASASRNDPELFGRYPQCSGIPELKRQLAVRLSLSGCHVDPEELIVTVGATEAMNLALQVVAKPGDTVVVESPCYFGILEMLERLSLRALPIPSSSEHGLNIEMLAQALDVHSVKAVVLTPSFSNPNGSCMRDDRRKSLLQLLDDHGVSLIEDDVYGDLYFGKTRPRPIKAYDQEGTVLYCSSFSKSIAPGMRVGWLAPGGHFEKANKIKRTQTIGTPPIIQYGLAQFLASSSIERHFRSLRKQLKQQVESIHHAVLSAFPEGTSVSKPQGGFVIWIELPETVNALELHRRALANGISVIPGSMFAIGGTQENRIRISCGNPFGQRSRDAIRTLGSLVRELSVEALSAVPLRKRARN; encoded by the coding sequence ATGAGAAACGAAGCCGCTTACATCTATCAGCGTCTGGCGTCGCGAATCGAATCGCAAATACTCGATGGAGTCTATCGGACGGGCGACAAGCTTCCTTCGATCCGAACTCTTTGCTCCAGCGAAAGCGTCAGCCACGCAAGCGTCATGCACGCACTGGAGCTTCTGGAAATGAAGGGGTTCGTCGAAGCGCGTCCAAAATCTGGATACTATGTCAAATCGATAAGCCCCCTCTCAGGAGTTTCTGATAGGCCCACGCGTAGGTCGGGCTTCGCCCCTCTTTCCATAGACGTGTCCGACGTCATCGAAAGCGTTTTTCAGCGCGTAAATCGCCCCGACGTCGTCAACTTCGGCTTCGCATTGCCCCATCCTTCCCTCACTCCATACGAGAAACTCTCCAAAGCGGTCGCCTCCGCGTCGCGAAACGACCCGGAGCTCTTCGGCCGCTATCCTCAGTGCAGCGGCATCCCGGAACTGAAGCGCCAGCTCGCTGTACGCCTTTCCCTAAGTGGATGCCATGTCGACCCGGAAGAGCTGATTGTGACTGTGGGCGCGACCGAAGCCATGAATCTCGCCCTGCAAGTGGTCGCGAAGCCGGGGGACACCGTTGTCGTGGAGTCTCCTTGCTACTTCGGAATCCTGGAGATGCTCGAACGTCTCTCGTTGAGAGCCCTGCCAATCCCCTCCTCCTCGGAACATGGACTCAACATCGAAATGCTCGCCCAAGCTTTGGACGTGCATTCCGTAAAGGCGGTCGTACTCACTCCATCGTTCAGCAACCCGAACGGTAGTTGCATGCGCGACGACAGACGCAAGTCACTACTCCAACTGTTGGATGACCATGGCGTATCGCTCATCGAGGACGACGTTTACGGAGATCTGTATTTCGGAAAAACCCGACCACGGCCGATAAAGGCGTACGACCAAGAAGGCACGGTTCTCTACTGCAGCTCCTTTTCGAAATCGATCGCCCCAGGGATGCGCGTCGGTTGGCTAGCCCCAGGAGGCCACTTCGAGAAAGCGAATAAGATTAAACGTACCCAAACAATCGGTACACCACCCATCATCCAATATGGCCTCGCGCAGTTCCTAGCCTCAAGCAGCATCGAAAGGCACTTCAGGTCCCTTCGGAAACAGCTCAAGCAACAGGTCGAATCCATCCACCACGCCGTCCTCTCAGCGTTCCCCGAAGGAACGTCGGTCTCGAAACCCCAAGGCGGTTTCGTCATCTGGATCGAACTCCCGGAGACTGTAAACGCTCTGGAACTCCATCGACGCGCTTTGGCAAACGGGATCTCCGTGATCCCCGGATCGATGTTCGCCATCGGAGGCACGCAAGAGAATCGCATCCGAATCAGCTGCGGAAATCCCTTCGGTCAACGAAGCCGCGACGCCATCAGGACGCTCGGCTCGCTGGTCCGCGAACTTTCCGTAGAAGCGCTATCCGCGGTCCCTCTCCGCAAAAGGGCACGCAACTAG
- a CDS encoding endonuclease/exonuclease/phosphatase family protein, with translation MKNRAHPDKLQAKLEGETARKAPGVILLQVDGLARRQFESALASGRLPFLQSMVGSGSHSLLSFYPGQPSSTPAVQAEIVYGKRCAVPAFSFYDAERGEDYRMYGAAWARRVSELASQEAASLLEGGGSYANIYSAGARRARYCGEQNTAGHWLEEISLLRLVRLAISYPGRAAKVIWLCLVEVLLAVRDCVKGVISRGDLASELKFVVARVGVSIALREAIRFRMMEGIKEGLPVLHANFFGYDEQAHRRGPESEFAHWSLKGIDGAIRKICRCAKEKGGREYSVIVFSDHGQESVVPYEEEHGESFDDKVQALFGENGFHVREGGALSAIMERAQYAARSLVGLVDDEEVVGKRWIRVKSMGPVAHIYVQNGLPVESKREWARRIVSESGIQIAFYRDELGDPVCVTEDGEGDLGLLLELLRACEHPFAREVVADTELMVKAGLSGDVIALGWRPGRRSLSFARERGAHGGPGMEECHGFALLPSGFQRNRSWVRGLDLRDAAFELSGRCPVGNAVTRTHPERPESEVLQLASYNVHGGVGCDRRLDPDRIAAVVSRLHADVVCFQEAFESADGRVSLESALRRRWCEDLSYDFLPLHEKRGVRYGVAIASKRPFRVVRSEGFELSDRRFSRLEPRGAQAVEFELSGERVWVANTHFGLAAGERQAQAKALLEDSWLGDAASKLPVALAGDFNAGPNSTTIELLRSRFKDTQNALEGRRTQASFLSWAPIRRIDHILTTDQWTVASAGSFQGRGARVASDHLPVFADLKLDTREAVSA, from the coding sequence ATGAAGAATCGCGCGCACCCAGACAAGCTACAGGCGAAGTTGGAGGGCGAAACCGCTAGGAAGGCACCTGGGGTGATCTTGCTGCAGGTGGACGGTCTCGCTCGCCGGCAGTTTGAGAGCGCTCTGGCGTCGGGCCGATTGCCCTTTTTGCAGAGCATGGTCGGAAGCGGTTCGCACTCGCTGCTGAGCTTCTATCCCGGTCAACCCTCTAGCACGCCCGCGGTGCAAGCAGAGATCGTGTACGGCAAGCGCTGCGCCGTGCCAGCGTTTAGCTTCTACGACGCGGAGCGTGGGGAGGACTATCGCATGTACGGGGCGGCGTGGGCCCGTCGCGTGTCGGAGCTGGCGAGCCAGGAGGCGGCGTCCCTGCTAGAAGGTGGGGGCAGCTACGCCAACATCTATTCCGCCGGCGCTCGGAGGGCGCGCTATTGCGGCGAGCAGAATACCGCAGGCCACTGGCTGGAGGAGATCTCGCTGCTACGCCTGGTTCGTTTAGCGATTTCGTATCCAGGCCGAGCCGCCAAGGTGATTTGGCTTTGCCTCGTAGAAGTCCTTCTGGCGGTGCGCGATTGCGTGAAGGGAGTCATCAGCCGGGGAGATCTCGCTTCCGAGCTGAAATTCGTGGTCGCGCGGGTCGGGGTGAGCATCGCCCTCCGGGAAGCGATACGTTTTCGCATGATGGAGGGCATCAAAGAAGGGCTTCCGGTGTTGCATGCCAACTTTTTTGGATACGACGAGCAAGCTCACCGTAGAGGCCCCGAATCGGAGTTCGCCCACTGGAGCTTGAAGGGAATCGATGGGGCCATTCGCAAGATCTGCCGCTGCGCCAAGGAGAAGGGAGGGCGAGAATACTCGGTGATCGTCTTCTCGGATCATGGGCAGGAATCGGTAGTTCCCTACGAAGAGGAGCATGGGGAAAGCTTCGACGACAAGGTACAGGCTCTCTTTGGAGAAAACGGGTTCCATGTTCGGGAAGGAGGCGCCCTAAGCGCCATCATGGAGCGGGCCCAATACGCGGCTCGCAGTTTGGTAGGACTTGTCGATGATGAAGAGGTCGTCGGGAAACGATGGATACGGGTGAAATCGATGGGGCCAGTGGCTCACATCTACGTGCAGAATGGACTGCCCGTGGAGAGCAAACGCGAGTGGGCGCGAAGAATTGTATCGGAATCGGGAATACAAATAGCGTTCTATCGAGACGAGCTCGGGGATCCCGTGTGCGTCACGGAGGACGGCGAGGGTGATTTGGGGTTGCTGTTGGAGCTTTTGAGAGCCTGCGAGCACCCATTTGCCAGAGAAGTGGTGGCGGATACTGAGCTGATGGTGAAAGCAGGGCTTTCGGGCGACGTGATCGCTCTGGGATGGCGACCGGGACGCCGGTCCTTGTCCTTCGCTAGGGAGCGGGGTGCTCATGGAGGACCGGGGATGGAAGAGTGTCATGGTTTCGCTCTGCTCCCCAGTGGTTTTCAGCGAAATCGAAGCTGGGTGCGCGGCCTGGATCTGCGGGATGCCGCGTTTGAGCTGTCCGGACGTTGCCCTGTTGGCAATGCGGTCACTCGGACCCACCCGGAGCGTCCCGAAAGCGAGGTGCTGCAGCTCGCCAGCTACAACGTGCACGGTGGAGTCGGCTGCGACCGGCGCCTGGATCCGGATCGCATTGCGGCGGTGGTGAGCCGCTTGCACGCCGATGTGGTCTGCTTCCAGGAGGCCTTCGAGAGCGCGGACGGGCGGGTCTCGCTCGAGTCCGCGTTGCGCAGGCGCTGGTGCGAGGACTTGAGCTACGACTTTTTGCCCCTGCATGAGAAAAGAGGGGTCCGCTACGGCGTGGCCATCGCGTCGAAACGGCCCTTTCGCGTAGTCCGGTCCGAAGGATTCGAGCTTTCCGATCGGCGCTTTTCCCGCTTGGAGCCGAGAGGAGCTCAGGCGGTCGAATTCGAGTTGTCCGGCGAACGGGTTTGGGTAGCGAACACCCATTTCGGTCTGGCCGCAGGGGAGCGGCAGGCCCAAGCGAAAGCGTTGCTGGAGGACTCCTGGCTGGGAGACGCTGCGTCAAAGCTTCCGGTGGCCTTGGCGGGCGATTTCAACGCCGGTCCAAATTCGACCACTATCGAGCTGCTGCGTAGTAGGTTTAAGGATACGCAGAACGCTCTGGAAGGCAGGCGAACGCAGGCCTCGTTTCTTTCCTGGGCGCCGATACGCCGAATCGATCATATCCTCACCACCGATCAATGGACCGTCGCTAGCGCGGGATCGTTTCAAGGACGAGGGGCCCGAGTCGCTTCGGATCATTTGCCGGTGTTCGCGGATCTGAAGCTCGATACCCGGGAGGCGGTGTCAGCGTGA
- a CDS encoding VTT domain-containing protein, translating into MSLRRKLIAGGLAALVVGVVVYALHKNGYSWKDFETMLRNAPAWIFLLLLVVLPPLGVPLSIFMLAVGARFGYFLGALTACGALVGHHLIAIWLSSAAKGLLGENVQGNRLWKRLERKVGENHGGKLVFLFAFIPGPPYWIKLYLPLAMGVSLRLYLWFSTTAHMIGVFLFVGLGSALLKGNALLVGVFLLAMVGFYLLVKWIRERQVGTKRGERERTA; encoded by the coding sequence GTGAGCTTGCGAAGGAAACTGATCGCCGGAGGGCTGGCGGCGCTCGTGGTCGGGGTAGTGGTCTATGCGTTACACAAAAACGGATACAGCTGGAAAGACTTCGAAACGATGCTGAGGAACGCCCCGGCGTGGATCTTCTTGCTCCTTCTCGTCGTCCTGCCGCCGCTGGGCGTGCCGTTGTCCATCTTCATGCTCGCCGTCGGGGCGCGCTTCGGGTACTTTCTGGGCGCGTTGACCGCCTGCGGAGCGTTGGTGGGCCATCACCTGATTGCGATCTGGCTCAGTTCCGCAGCCAAAGGCTTGCTTGGTGAGAATGTTCAGGGAAACCGGCTTTGGAAACGGCTGGAACGAAAGGTGGGTGAGAATCATGGCGGAAAGCTGGTTTTCCTTTTCGCCTTCATTCCCGGGCCGCCGTATTGGATAAAGCTCTACCTGCCGCTGGCCATGGGCGTCTCGCTCCGACTCTATCTCTGGTTCAGCACCACCGCCCATATGATTGGCGTATTTCTCTTCGTGGGGCTCGGCAGCGCCTTGCTCAAGGGAAACGCTTTGTTGGTAGGGGTCTTCCTGCTCGCCATGGTAGGCTTCTATCTCCTGGTGAAGTGGATTCGCGAGCGTCAGGTGGGGACGAAACGGGGCGAACGCGAGCGGACTGCCTAG